From Maylandia zebra isolate NMK-2024a linkage group LG11, Mzebra_GT3a, whole genome shotgun sequence, one genomic window encodes:
- the LOC101486652 gene encoding uncharacterized protein LOC101486652, with protein MQIFVLILGIVLLPKACALKCYECIPDLSGSCAQTTKECPSNTQCASVRIASYAGGSKLVDIKGKSCAAAEECVQASINFGGARTLITSKCCTSDLCNSQDAPEGSISSPNGKKCFQCVGNDCTQTLNCNGNEDHCISSAMTAEGQKVTVKGCASKLICSSTQSPQITGITAAEISCCQGDLCNSAGMTTTSQPSSTTAGTTAVGRLLFVTTLISLVLFS; from the exons ATGCAGATCTTTGTGCTGATCCTTGGGATTGTGCTGCTCCCTAAAG CCTGTGCTTTGAAATGTTACGAATGCATACCGGACCTCTCTGGAAGCTGCGCTCAGACAACAAAAGAATGTCCTTCCAACACTCAGTGTGCATCAGTCAGAATAGCTTCATACGCAG GTGGTTCAAAACTGGTTGATATTAAAGGTAAAAGTTGTGCTGCGGCTGAGGAGTGTGTTCAGGCCTCAATCAACTTTGGAGGCGCCCGAACTCTAATTACCAGCAAGTGCTGCACCTCTGATCTTTGCAACTCTCAAGATGCCCCTG AGGGCAGCATCTCATCTCCAAATGGGAAAAAGTGCTTCCAATGTGTTGGAAACGATTGCACACAAACTCTAAACTGCAACGGAAATGAGGACCACTGCATCTCATCAGCAA TGACTGCAGAAGGACAAAAGGTGACTGTAAAGGGCTGCGCCTCCAAGCTGATTTGCTCAAGCACACAATCTCCACAGATCACAGGAATCACTGCAGCAGAAATCAGCTGCTGCCAGGGTGACCTCTGCAACAGTGCTGGGATGACAACTACATCACAGCCCAGTAGTACAACTGCTGGCACTACAGCTGTTGGCCGTCTGCTCTTTGTCACAACGCTGATCTCTCTGGTCTTGTTCTCTTAG
- the LOC143420941 gene encoding uncharacterized protein LOC143420941 encodes MEHNPKKLKSLCEAVTTQSPGKSHHMHSTPTDIKNTVVGQRQQTDSSDHDFPDHCSEIIDLTSIVPNKSFKLESRDKLPKDLEFCFPHIDEADTVVWNPEEDLVRADGDDTVVITLNYVNSEDLRRNADTNGLPMDGFLLPLSSANGLPTPHMQSIQEEAPQIAQDHGLNFIAQGLPLDSSNQLSPSNSGDPQSPLHVSIRRIKVVDDLLAVFMDSRILNETLKMNFVNENAVDDAGVSREVYTAFWEQFLEQCEGENERVPRLRPDFSEAEWQAVGQIWVKGLLDHGVFPVRLSRAFILACIHGMDSVDVDILIALFLNYLPPVERSAVEKALQGTMDENDEEDLLDLFTRMGSHFLPPKNNMQPAIETMAHKAILQEPKYIMDCFSTPMAHLQLKL; translated from the exons ATGGAACACAATCCAAAAAAACTGAAATCACTCTGTGAGGCAGTGACAACACAAAGTCCAGGAAAATCCCATCATATGCATTCAACCCCAACAGACATTAAAAACACTGTCGTGGGACAGCGGCAGCAGACTGACTCAAGTGATCATGATTTCCCTGACCACTGCTCTGAAATTATTGATCTGACCAGTATAGTTCCTAACAAATCCTTCAAACTAGAGTCCCGGGACAAACTTCCAAAAGATTTGGAATTTTGTTTTCCACACATAGACGAAGCGGATACGGTTGTATGGAATCCTGAAGAGGATCTTGTCAGAGCAGATGGTGATGACACAGTCGTGATAACCCTGAATTATGTCAACAGTGAGGATCTCAGACGG AATGCTGACACAAATGGATTACCTATGGATGGTTTCCTGCTACCATTGTCTTCAGCTAATGGCTTGCCCACACCCCATATGCAGTCAATACAGGAGGAAGCACCCCAGATTGCACAG GACCATGGACTGAATTTCATCGCACAAGGTTTGCCTTTAGATTCAAGCAACCAACTTTCCCCATCAAATTCAGGAGACCCACAGAGCCCCCTACATGTATCAATTCGCAGGATAAAGGTTGTTGATGATCTTTTGGCTGTATTTATGGACAGTCGCATTCTGAATGAGACTTTAAAGATGAACTTTGTAAATGAAAATGCTGTTGATGATGCTGGGGTGTCAAGGGAGGTTTACACTGCATTTTGGGAGCAATTTTTGGAACAGTGTGAAGGTGAAAATGAACGAGTTCCAAGGCTGAGGCCAGACTTTAGTGAGGCTGAATGGCAAGCTGTTGGGCAGATATGGGTGAAAGGCTTACTAGACCATGGTGTCTTTCCAGTGAGGCTGTCAAGGGCTTTCATTTTAGCTTGCATCCACGGAATGGACTCAGTTGATGTAGACATTCTGATTGCATTGTTTCTCAACTATCTCCCTCCTGTTGAGAGATCAGCTGTTGAGAAGGCGCTCCAAGGCACAATGGATGAAAATGATGAAGAGGACCTGCTTGACCTCTTTACAAGGATGGGTTCCCACTTCCTACCACCTAAGAACAACATGCAGCCTGCCATTGAAACAATGGCTCATAAGGCCATTCTCCAAGAGCCAAAGTATATAATGGATTGCTTCTCCACACCCATGGCACATCTGCAGCTAAAACTGTGA